DNA from Cystobacter fuscus DSM 2262:
CTGGCTTCCTGCTCACCTGCATGGACGCCATGACCATTGACGACGTCAATGAAGCGGCGGTGCACCTCATGGGCGCCAGGGACCGGTCGGAGTTGGTCGGCCAGCCGGTGACGCGCTTCTGGCCGCCCTCGTCCCATCCGGTCATCCGGCGTTCGCTGCTCTCCAGCTACAGGAAGCAGACCAGCTTCGAGGAGGAGACGGTCCATTACCGGTTGGATGGCAGCGAGCTCAACACGCTGTTCACCCTCAACGACTCCCCCGAGCTGCGGGCGCGCGGCATGGTGCTGGTCGGGCTGACCGACATCACCGAGCGCGAAGCCGCGCAGAAGGCGCTGCGGCAAGTGCAGAGCGAGTTCGCCCATGCCTCGCGCCTGTCGATGCTCGGAGAGCTGACGGCGTCGATTGCCCACGAGGTGAACCAGCCCCTGGCCGCCATCGCCGCCCATGGCGCGGCGGCGACGCGGTGGCTCTCGCGGCCCGAGCCGGATCTCGACGAGCTACGCGCCATCAACGCCAACATGGTCAGCGACGCGAGGCGCGCCGCCGACATCATCGCCCGCCTGCGCGCCATGGCCTCGAACAAGGCCTCGGAGCGGCAGCGCCTGTCGCCCAACCTCGTCATCGAGGAGGCGGTGCGCTTCCTCCACCACGAGCTGATGGCGCACGAGGTCGAGCTGCGCCTCGAGCTCGCCGACGGCCTGCCGGACATCGAGGCCGACCGTGTGCAGCTCCAGCAGATCATCGTCAACCTGGCGCTCAACGCCATGCAGGAAATGAAGCGCGCCTGCTGCCCACGGCCCCGGCTCAAGCTGAGGACCCTGGCGGGTGACGGCGAACTGCGCTTCGAGCTCGAGGACTCGGGGCCGGGCATTCCGCCGCAACATCACGATCGGCTCTTCCAGAGCTTCTTCACCACCAAGGCGGCCGGTCTCGGCCTGGGGCTGTCGATCTGCCGCAACATCATCGAGGCGCACGGCGGCCGCATCTGGGCGGAAAACATCCCCTCCGGCGGGGCGCGATTCGTCTTCACCCTGCCCATCGCGGGATAGCAGCGCCCGGTGGAGGGGATGACCCCATACCAAGGTATGGGCCGGCTCATCCCCCCGTACAAAAGACAGCGCGACGGTCAATCGTCATAGTTGCTCCATCGCTCGCACGGGAATGAGGGTCAAAACCCATCCCCGCCGAAGTCACCACCTGCTCGCGGAGGAAAAACCAGACATGAGCACGCCCGCCCCCGTCCATACCGCCGTCAATACTCCCA
Protein-coding regions in this window:
- a CDS encoding PAS domain-containing sensor histidine kinase, translated to MPEGNGPEDVGTLPGLLGAVVNGAAESVIVRDPSGRVLLWNKASEALYGFSREAMLGRHLHDRLNAHHPTTITGLEQHLLEQGHWEGELKRTTASGEERRVEVRWTVLRGPEGHPAAIIEYGRDTTRLSVIELESRLQAHRYRNLFQAMAAAFWEIDFSEVSRMLAQLIHGGVKDVRGYFEAHPEFIDATLAAARVVDVNDKSVALFGDGRREDIIGGSLEPYWPPESRHVYAESLLAALDRLPHLSRETRLTTLGGRKIDALFTVCWPSGHHGRGTVLIGIIDLSDRVAAEQEVRASELRFRQLFQAMSTALFQINTTRQRALLAELEARGVEDLAAYFDSHPGFLLTCMDAMTIDDVNEAAVHLMGARDRSELVGQPVTRFWPPSSHPVIRRSLLSSYRKQTSFEEETVHYRLDGSELNTLFTLNDSPELRARGMVLVGLTDITEREAAQKALRQVQSEFAHASRLSMLGELTASIAHEVNQPLAAIAAHGAAATRWLSRPEPDLDELRAINANMVSDARRAADIIARLRAMASNKASERQRLSPNLVIEEAVRFLHHELMAHEVELRLELADGLPDIEADRVQLQQIIVNLALNAMQEMKRACCPRPRLKLRTLAGDGELRFELEDSGPGIPPQHHDRLFQSFFTTKAAGLGLGLSICRNIIEAHGGRIWAENIPSGGARFVFTLPIAG